The Trinickia acidisoli genome includes a window with the following:
- a CDS encoding phasin family protein, which yields MTLLTPEQFAAAQKANLEALFGLTNKAFEGIEKLVELNLQVVKSTIAESQENAQRALSVKDAQEFVALQASLTQPVAEKVLSYGRHLYEIASATQAEFARVAEAQYEEQNRKVQALVENVAKNAPAGSETAVAVIKSAITAANTTYETVHKATKQAVEIAESNFNAAATAAQKAAQQAASQASRAAATKKSAV from the coding sequence ATGACTCTGCTGACACCTGAGCAATTCGCGGCAGCACAGAAAGCGAACCTCGAAGCCCTGTTCGGTCTGACGAACAAGGCGTTCGAAGGCATCGAAAAGCTTGTCGAACTGAACCTGCAAGTGGTCAAGTCGACGATCGCCGAAAGCCAGGAAAACGCACAACGTGCGCTGTCGGTCAAGGACGCGCAAGAATTCGTCGCGCTGCAAGCCAGCCTGACGCAGCCGGTGGCCGAAAAAGTGTTGTCGTACGGCCGCCATCTGTACGAAATCGCCTCGGCCACGCAAGCTGAATTCGCGCGCGTCGCCGAAGCCCAGTACGAAGAGCAAAACCGCAAGGTGCAAGCGCTCGTCGAGAACGTCGCGAAGAACGCGCCGGCCGGTTCGGAAACGGCCGTAGCGGTCATCAAGTCGGCGATCACCGCGGCGAACACGACGTACGAAACGGTTCACAAGGCCACGAAGCAAGCCGTCGAAATCGCGGAAAGCAACTTCAACGCTGCCGCTACGGCTGCGCAGAAGGCTGCGCAACAAGCTGCCTCGCAAGCGTCGCGCGCCGCCGCAACGAAGAAGTCGGCAGTTTAA
- the lpdA gene encoding dihydrolipoyl dehydrogenase has product MSLVEVKVPDIGDFKDVDVIEVNIKPGDVIEQEQSLLTLESDKASMEVPSDVAGTVKEVRIKAGDKVSQGTVVALVEAAAAADAPAKRAPAPQPAAAASSAEKAAAAGPAAAPQAGRFSGSADIECDMLVLGAGPGGYSAAFRSADLGMKTVLVERYSTLGGVCLNVGCIPSKALLHTALITDEVAALADHGITFGKPQIDLDKLRAFKSGVVKKLTTGLAGMAKARKVEVVTGVGAFVDPYHMEVQGEGGKKIVKFKQAIIAAGSQAVKLPFMPEDPRVVDSTGALELRQVPQRMLVIGGGIIGLEMATVYATLGAKIDVVEMLDGLMMGADRDLVKVWQKYSAKHFSNLMLRTKTASAEAKSDGIYVKFEGEQAPAEPQRYDLVLVAVGRSPNGKKIGADKAGVAVTDRGFIEVDKQMRTNVPHIFAIGDVVGQPMLAHKAVHEGHVAAEVAHGEKSYFDALQIPSVAYTDPEVAWAGKTEDQCKAEGIKYGKAVFPWAASGRAIANGRDEGFTKLIFDEETHRVIGGGIVGLNAGDLISEVCLAIEMGADATDIGRTIHPHPTLGESIGMAAELYEGVCTDLPPQRKK; this is encoded by the coding sequence ATGAGTCTCGTTGAAGTGAAGGTGCCGGACATCGGCGATTTCAAGGATGTCGACGTCATCGAGGTCAACATCAAACCCGGCGACGTCATCGAGCAGGAGCAGTCGCTGCTGACGCTCGAATCGGACAAGGCGTCGATGGAAGTGCCGAGCGATGTGGCCGGTACGGTCAAGGAAGTCCGGATCAAGGCCGGCGACAAGGTGTCGCAAGGCACCGTCGTCGCGCTCGTCGAAGCCGCGGCTGCGGCCGATGCGCCCGCTAAGCGCGCGCCGGCGCCGCAACCGGCCGCGGCGGCCTCGTCCGCGGAAAAGGCCGCGGCGGCGGGCCCCGCTGCCGCGCCGCAAGCCGGGCGTTTCTCCGGCTCGGCCGACATCGAATGCGACATGCTCGTGCTCGGCGCTGGCCCCGGCGGCTATTCGGCTGCGTTTCGCTCGGCCGACCTCGGCATGAAGACGGTGCTCGTCGAGCGTTACTCGACGCTCGGCGGCGTCTGCTTGAACGTGGGTTGTATTCCGTCGAAGGCGCTGCTGCATACGGCGCTGATCACCGATGAAGTTGCGGCGCTGGCCGATCACGGCATCACGTTCGGCAAGCCGCAGATCGATCTCGACAAGCTGCGCGCCTTCAAGTCGGGTGTCGTCAAGAAGCTGACGACGGGCCTGGCGGGCATGGCCAAAGCGCGTAAGGTCGAAGTGGTGACCGGCGTCGGCGCGTTCGTCGATCCGTATCACATGGAAGTGCAAGGCGAGGGCGGCAAGAAGATCGTGAAGTTCAAGCAGGCGATCATCGCGGCCGGTTCGCAAGCGGTGAAGCTGCCGTTCATGCCCGAGGACCCGCGCGTCGTCGATTCGACGGGCGCGCTCGAACTGCGGCAGGTGCCGCAGCGCATGCTCGTCATCGGCGGGGGCATCATCGGCCTTGAAATGGCAACTGTCTACGCGACGCTCGGCGCGAAGATCGACGTCGTCGAAATGCTCGACGGCCTGATGATGGGCGCTGATCGCGATCTCGTGAAGGTTTGGCAGAAGTACAGCGCGAAGCACTTCTCGAACTTGATGCTGCGCACGAAGACGGCATCGGCCGAAGCGAAGTCGGACGGCATCTACGTCAAGTTCGAAGGCGAGCAGGCGCCGGCCGAACCGCAGCGCTACGACCTCGTGCTGGTGGCCGTCGGCCGCAGCCCGAACGGCAAGAAGATCGGTGCCGACAAAGCGGGCGTGGCGGTGACGGATCGCGGCTTCATCGAAGTCGACAAGCAGATGCGCACGAACGTGCCGCATATCTTTGCGATCGGCGACGTCGTCGGCCAGCCGATGCTCGCGCACAAGGCCGTGCACGAAGGGCACGTCGCCGCCGAGGTGGCGCACGGAGAGAAGTCGTATTTCGACGCGCTGCAGATTCCGTCGGTCGCCTATACCGACCCGGAAGTCGCATGGGCCGGCAAGACGGAGGACCAGTGCAAGGCCGAGGGCATCAAGTACGGCAAGGCCGTCTTCCCGTGGGCCGCATCGGGCCGCGCGATCGCGAACGGCCGCGACGAGGGTTTCACGAAACTGATCTTCGACGAAGAGACGCATCGCGTGATCGGTGGCGGCATCGTCGGCTTGAACGCGGGCGATCTGATCAGCGAAGTGTGTCTGGCGATCGAGATGGGGGCGGACGCGACCGACATCGGTCGCACGATTCATCCGCACCCGACGCTCGGCGAATCGATCGGGATGGCGGCCGAGCTCTACGAGGGCGTCTGCACGGACTTGCCGCCGCAGCGCAAGAAATGA
- the aceE gene encoding pyruvate dehydrogenase (acetyl-transferring), homodimeric type has product MSAVPDEVMKYVAADKDDDPQETGEWLDALEGVISAVGPDRAHYLIEKQIEFARVHGEHLPFSAKTPYINTIPVSRQAKIPGDQDLEHRIRSYTRWNAIAMVLRAGKDTNVGGHIASFASAATLYDVGFNHFWHAPSDNHGGDLVFVQGHSSPGVYSRAFLLGRLKDSQLDNFRQEVGGEGISSYPHPWLMPDFWQFPTVSMGLGPIMAIYQARFMKYMQARGIAKTDGRKVWAFLGDGETDEPESLGAIGMAGRERLDNLVFVINCNLQRLDGPVRGNGKIIQELESEFRGAGWNVIKVIWGSRWDALFARDKTGALMRRMMEVVDGEYQTYKSESGAFVREHFFNTAELKALVADWSDEDIWNLNRGGHDPHKIYAAFHEATNAKSQPTVILAKTIKGYGMGEAGQAMNITHQQKKMQVAQLKEFRDQFRLPISDEDIVDVPYLKFEEGSKELEYMRARRQELGGYLPARREKAESLPVPELAVFEPLLKGTGEGREISTTMAFVRILNILLKDKALGKRVVPIVPDESRTFGMEGLFRQIGIWNQEGQKYVPEDSDQLMFYKESETGQILQEGINEAGGMCDWIAAATSYSTHGEIMVPFYIFYSMFGLQRIGDLVWAAGDMRSRGFLLGGTAGRTTLNGEGLQHEDGHSLLWAQSVPNCLSYDPTFGYELAVIMQDGLRRMVQNQEDVFYYVTVMNENYEHPAIPQGEHVAEHIIKGMYSFKKADGASKKPRVQLMGAGTILNEVIAAADLLKNDWNVDADIWSVPSFTELAREGQDIARWNLLHPSEPRKLSHVEALLKDAKGPVIASTDYVRALADQIRGYVPGRFVVLGTDGFGRSDTREKLRHFFEVDRYWVTVAALNALADEGTIERKVVADALAKYSLDPNKPNPMTV; this is encoded by the coding sequence ATGTCCGCTGTGCCCGACGAAGTCATGAAATATGTCGCCGCTGATAAAGACGACGACCCCCAGGAAACCGGCGAATGGCTCGACGCGCTCGAAGGGGTCATTTCTGCCGTCGGTCCCGACCGTGCGCATTACCTGATCGAAAAGCAGATCGAGTTTGCCCGCGTGCACGGCGAACATCTGCCGTTCTCGGCGAAGACGCCCTACATCAACACGATTCCTGTTTCGCGCCAGGCCAAGATTCCGGGCGACCAGGACCTCGAGCACCGCATCCGCTCGTATACGCGCTGGAACGCGATCGCGATGGTACTGCGCGCGGGCAAGGACACGAACGTCGGCGGCCACATCGCGTCGTTCGCGTCGGCCGCCACGCTGTACGACGTTGGCTTCAACCACTTCTGGCACGCGCCGTCGGATAACCACGGCGGCGATCTCGTGTTCGTGCAGGGCCACTCGTCGCCGGGCGTCTACTCGCGCGCGTTCCTGCTCGGCCGGCTCAAGGACAGCCAGCTCGACAACTTCCGCCAGGAAGTGGGCGGCGAGGGCATCTCGTCGTATCCGCATCCGTGGCTGATGCCCGATTTCTGGCAATTCCCGACCGTGTCGATGGGCCTCGGCCCTATCATGGCGATCTATCAAGCGCGTTTCATGAAGTACATGCAGGCGCGCGGCATCGCGAAGACGGACGGCCGCAAGGTCTGGGCATTCCTCGGCGACGGCGAAACCGACGAGCCCGAATCGCTCGGCGCGATCGGCATGGCTGGGCGCGAGCGGCTCGACAACCTCGTGTTCGTCATCAACTGCAACCTGCAGCGTCTCGACGGCCCGGTACGCGGCAACGGCAAGATCATCCAGGAACTCGAATCCGAGTTCCGCGGCGCCGGCTGGAACGTCATCAAGGTCATTTGGGGTAGCCGCTGGGATGCGCTGTTCGCGCGCGACAAGACGGGCGCGTTGATGCGCCGCATGATGGAAGTCGTGGACGGCGAGTATCAGACGTACAAGTCCGAATCGGGCGCCTTCGTGCGCGAGCACTTCTTCAATACGGCCGAACTGAAGGCGCTCGTCGCCGATTGGTCCGACGAAGACATTTGGAACTTGAACCGCGGCGGCCACGATCCGCACAAGATCTACGCGGCCTTCCATGAGGCCACGAACGCCAAGAGCCAGCCGACCGTCATCCTCGCGAAGACGATCAAGGGCTACGGCATGGGCGAGGCCGGTCAGGCCATGAACATCACTCACCAGCAAAAGAAGATGCAGGTGGCTCAGCTCAAGGAGTTCCGCGATCAATTCCGCTTGCCGATCTCGGACGAAGACATCGTCGACGTGCCGTATCTGAAGTTCGAGGAAGGCTCGAAGGAACTCGAGTACATGCGCGCGCGGCGCCAGGAACTCGGCGGCTACCTGCCGGCGCGCCGGGAGAAGGCCGAATCGCTGCCGGTGCCCGAGCTTGCCGTGTTCGAACCGCTGCTCAAAGGTACGGGCGAGGGCCGCGAGATCTCGACGACGATGGCGTTCGTGCGGATCTTGAACATCCTGCTCAAGGACAAGGCGCTCGGCAAACGCGTCGTGCCGATCGTGCCCGACGAATCGCGCACGTTCGGCATGGAAGGCTTGTTCCGCCAGATCGGCATTTGGAATCAGGAAGGCCAGAAGTACGTGCCCGAGGATTCCGACCAGTTGATGTTCTACAAGGAATCGGAGACGGGCCAGATCCTGCAGGAAGGCATCAACGAAGCCGGCGGGATGTGCGACTGGATCGCGGCCGCGACGTCGTACTCGACGCACGGCGAGATCATGGTGCCGTTCTATATCTTCTATTCGATGTTCGGCTTGCAGCGGATCGGCGATCTTGTCTGGGCGGCCGGCGACATGCGTTCGCGCGGCTTCCTGCTCGGCGGCACGGCGGGGCGCACGACGCTCAACGGCGAAGGCCTGCAGCACGAAGACGGCCACTCGCTGCTGTGGGCGCAATCGGTGCCGAATTGCCTGAGCTACGACCCGACGTTCGGTTACGAACTTGCGGTCATCATGCAGGACGGGCTGCGTCGCATGGTGCAGAACCAGGAAGACGTCTTCTATTACGTCACCGTGATGAACGAGAACTACGAGCACCCGGCGATCCCGCAGGGCGAGCACGTGGCCGAGCACATCATCAAGGGGATGTACTCGTTCAAAAAGGCCGACGGCGCATCGAAGAAGCCGCGCGTGCAACTCATGGGTGCCGGCACGATCCTGAACGAAGTGATCGCTGCGGCCGATCTGCTCAAGAACGACTGGAACGTCGACGCCGACATCTGGAGCGTGCCGAGCTTCACCGAGCTTGCTCGCGAAGGCCAGGACATCGCGCGCTGGAACCTGCTGCATCCGAGCGAGCCGCGCAAGCTCTCGCACGTCGAGGCGCTGCTCAAGGACGCGAAGGGTCCCGTCATCGCTTCGACCGACTACGTTCGTGCGCTGGCCGATCAGATTCGCGGCTACGTGCCGGGTCGCTTCGTCGTGCTCGGCACCGACGGCTTCGGCCGTTCGGATACGCGCGAGAAACTACGCCACTTCTTCGAAGTCGATCGCTACTGGGTCACCGTCGCGGCGCTGAACGCGCTGGCCGACGAGGGCACGATCGAGCGCAAGGTCGTCGCCGACGCGCTCGCGAAGTACAGTCTCGATCCCAACAAACCCAACCCGATGACCGTTTAA
- the fixL gene encoding oxygen sensor histidine kinase FixL → MLTDRLFARSARPSGPRTDSAPSRWHHGPWWSNSYLLTPLLSILVFLVVMSLILWSLNRREQQQQEDTLYRNVAWAQQQIRLSMTGAQEQLQALARDIAAGHTDQHAFEMSTADIMQAHPEILYLNWYTVLKTPRWPDTPLPLAGQRFARLTDAQMDEAVKAAFGDARTTRRQIYSPLIYDDLGNGYLTLQTPIYRDREFLGSIAAVFSIEGILKHDIPPELSAKYKISITDANNRELATTSTRPRLPRDIFYDLPLDPPGQGVTVRVYAFPQVTNFTNNTLVWLVAGLSCFVLWSLWSLWKHTRQRFEAQQALYAEAFFRRAMENSVLIGMRVLDMHGRITHVNPAFCRMTGWDESDLVGKTAPFPYWPRDSYPEMQRQLDMTLRGKAPSSGFELRVRRKDGSLFHARLYVSPLIDSSGRQTGWMSSMTDITEPKRAREELAAAHERFTTVLESLDAAVSVLAADEAELLFANRYYRHLFGIRPDGHLELAGGGFDSAQASSDSIDMVDAYAGLPAAALTESAADAQEIYVQSIQKWFEVRRQYIQWVDGHLAQMQIATDITTRKQAQELARQQEEKLHFTSRLMTMGEMASSLAHELNQPLAAINNYCSGTVALVKAGRTTPDTLLPVLEKTAQQAVRAGMIIKRIREFVKRSEPKRQAARVSDIVADAVGLAEIEVRKRRIRILTEIRSRLPVIYVDPVLIEQVLVNLLKNAAEAMHEARPNATDPTIRVVVRLDSGFVSISVIDQGPGVDEAAIERLFEPFYSTKSDGMGMGLNICRSIIESHRGRLWVVNNVDAHGKITGATFHCSLPIGEPSDPSHQGTVEAPRPQTVTGEL, encoded by the coding sequence ATGTTGACCGATCGGCTTTTCGCACGTTCGGCGCGGCCGTCCGGTCCTCGGACGGACTCGGCGCCGTCTCGCTGGCACCACGGACCGTGGTGGTCCAATTCGTACTTGCTCACGCCGCTGTTGTCCATCCTCGTGTTCCTGGTGGTGATGAGCCTCATCCTCTGGAGCTTGAACCGGCGGGAGCAGCAACAGCAGGAAGACACGCTCTACCGCAACGTGGCGTGGGCACAGCAGCAAATCCGGCTGTCGATGACGGGCGCGCAGGAACAACTGCAAGCGCTCGCGCGCGACATCGCGGCAGGCCATACCGACCAGCACGCGTTCGAGATGTCGACGGCCGACATCATGCAGGCGCACCCTGAGATCCTCTACCTGAACTGGTACACGGTCCTGAAAACGCCGCGCTGGCCCGACACCCCGCTGCCGCTCGCGGGCCAACGCTTCGCGCGGCTAACGGACGCGCAGATGGACGAGGCCGTGAAAGCCGCGTTCGGCGATGCGCGCACGACACGGCGCCAGATCTACTCGCCGCTCATCTACGACGATCTCGGCAACGGCTATCTCACGCTGCAAACGCCGATCTATCGCGACCGCGAGTTCCTCGGCTCGATCGCGGCCGTATTCTCGATCGAAGGCATCCTCAAGCACGACATCCCGCCCGAGTTGTCCGCCAAGTACAAGATCTCGATCACCGACGCGAACAACCGCGAGCTCGCGACGACCTCGACGCGCCCGCGCTTGCCGCGCGACATCTTCTACGACTTACCGCTCGATCCGCCCGGCCAAGGCGTGACGGTGCGCGTCTATGCGTTTCCGCAGGTCACGAATTTCACGAACAACACGCTCGTCTGGCTCGTGGCCGGTCTGTCGTGTTTCGTGCTGTGGAGCCTTTGGAGCCTCTGGAAGCACACGCGCCAGCGTTTCGAAGCACAGCAGGCGCTCTACGCCGAAGCGTTCTTCCGCCGCGCGATGGAGAACTCGGTGCTGATCGGCATGCGCGTACTCGATATGCATGGCCGTATCACGCACGTGAACCCGGCGTTTTGCCGCATGACCGGCTGGGACGAGAGCGATCTCGTCGGCAAGACGGCGCCGTTTCCATACTGGCCGCGCGATTCTTATCCCGAGATGCAGCGCCAGCTCGACATGACGCTGCGTGGCAAGGCCCCTTCGTCCGGCTTCGAGCTGCGCGTTCGGCGCAAGGACGGCTCGCTGTTCCACGCGCGCCTTTACGTCTCGCCGCTCATCGATAGTTCCGGGCGCCAAACGGGCTGGATGTCGTCGATGACCGACATCACCGAGCCCAAGCGCGCCCGCGAAGAGCTGGCCGCCGCGCACGAGCGCTTCACGACGGTGCTGGAAAGCCTCGATGCGGCCGTGTCGGTGCTCGCCGCCGACGAAGCCGAGCTGCTGTTTGCGAACCGCTACTACCGCCATTTGTTCGGGATTCGCCCGGACGGGCATCTGGAGCTGGCCGGCGGCGGTTTCGACAGTGCGCAGGCGTCGTCCGATTCGATCGACATGGTCGATGCCTACGCCGGGCTGCCGGCCGCGGCGCTGACCGAAAGCGCGGCCGACGCTCAGGAAATCTACGTTCAGAGCATCCAAAAGTGGTTCGAGGTACGTCGCCAGTACATCCAGTGGGTCGACGGCCACCTCGCGCAAATGCAGATCGCCACCGACATCACGACGCGCAAGCAGGCGCAGGAACTCGCGCGCCAACAAGAGGAAAAGCTGCACTTCACGAGCCGCTTGATGACGATGGGCGAAATGGCGTCTTCGCTGGCCCACGAACTCAATCAGCCGCTCGCGGCGATCAACAACTACTGCTCCGGCACGGTCGCGCTCGTCAAGGCGGGGCGCACGACACCCGACACGCTGCTGCCCGTGCTCGAGAAAACCGCCCAGCAGGCGGTGCGCGCCGGCATGATCATCAAGCGCATCCGCGAGTTCGTGAAGCGCAGCGAGCCCAAGCGGCAAGCGGCACGCGTGTCCGACATCGTCGCCGATGCCGTGGGGCTCGCCGAGATCGAGGTGAGAAAGCGGCGCATTCGGATCCTAACGGAAATCCGCTCGCGTCTTCCCGTCATCTACGTCGACCCGGTGTTGATCGAACAGGTACTCGTCAACCTGCTCAAGAACGCCGCGGAAGCCATGCACGAAGCGCGTCCGAACGCTACGGACCCGACCATCCGCGTGGTTGTCCGCCTCGATTCGGGGTTCGTCTCCATCAGCGTCATCGACCAAGGGCCCGGTGTCGATGAGGCGGCGATCGAACGGCTGTTCGAGCCGTTCTACAGTACGAAGTCGGACGGCATGGGGATGGGATTGAACATCTGCCGCTCGATCATAGAATCGCATCGCGGGCGTCTGTGGGTTGTCAACAACGTCGATGCGCACGGCAAGATTACAGGCGCCACGTTTCACTGTAGTCTGCCGATCGGCGAGCCAAGCGATCCGAGCCATCAAGGCACGGTCGAAGCGCCGAGACCACAAACCGTTACGGGAGAGCTATGA
- the aceF gene encoding dihydrolipoyllysine-residue acetyltransferase has product MSEAIEVKVPDIGDYKDVPVIDILVKVGDTVEEEQSLVTLESDKATMDVPSPRAGKVKEVKVKQGDSVSEGTLIVLLEPAGGGAQAAKPAQANGAAAPAAPSAPAQAAPAPAPAAPAAGGGVQEVKVPDIGDYKDVPVIEIAVKVGDTVEKEQSLVTLESDKATMDVPSPVAGVVKEVKVKVGDSVSEGTLIVLVEAHGAAAAPAAPAKSIEPPIDSPREDRPHSVPAHPSALAQAPVIPAGEGGARRPSHASPSVRKFARELGVDVSQVQGTGPKNRITQEDVTAFVKGVMTGQRSIAAPAAAAGTGGELNLLPWPKVDFTKFGPIDPKPLSRIKKISGANLHRNWVMIPHVTNNDEADITELEALRVQLNKENEKSGVKITMLAFVIKAVVSALKQFPTFNASLDGDNLIFKQYYHVGFAADTPNGLVVPVIRDADKKGLIEIAKEMAELSKLARDGKLKPDQMQGGCFSISSLGGIGGTHFTPIINAPEVAILGLSRGAMKPVWDGKQFVPRLTLPLSLSYDHRVIDGAAAARFNAYLGALLADFRRVIL; this is encoded by the coding sequence ATGAGTGAAGCGATCGAAGTCAAGGTGCCGGACATCGGCGACTACAAAGACGTGCCCGTCATCGACATTCTCGTGAAGGTCGGTGACACCGTCGAAGAAGAGCAGTCCCTCGTCACGCTCGAATCGGACAAGGCGACGATGGACGTGCCAAGCCCGCGAGCCGGCAAGGTCAAGGAAGTGAAGGTCAAGCAGGGCGATTCCGTGTCGGAAGGCACGCTGATCGTGCTGCTCGAGCCGGCCGGCGGCGGTGCGCAAGCCGCCAAACCCGCGCAGGCGAACGGCGCTGCCGCGCCCGCTGCCCCGAGTGCGCCCGCGCAAGCCGCGCCGGCACCCGCGCCGGCCGCGCCCGCGGCGGGCGGCGGGGTGCAAGAAGTGAAGGTGCCCGACATCGGCGACTATAAAGACGTGCCCGTGATCGAGATCGCGGTCAAGGTTGGCGATACCGTCGAGAAAGAGCAGTCGCTCGTCACGCTCGAATCGGATAAGGCGACGATGGACGTGCCGAGCCCGGTGGCCGGCGTCGTCAAGGAAGTGAAGGTGAAGGTGGGCGATTCGGTGTCCGAAGGGACGCTGATCGTCCTCGTGGAAGCGCATGGCGCAGCGGCTGCCCCGGCGGCCCCGGCCAAGAGTATCGAGCCGCCGATCGATTCGCCGCGCGAAGACAGGCCGCATAGCGTGCCGGCGCATCCGTCCGCGCTGGCGCAAGCGCCGGTCATCCCGGCCGGCGAAGGCGGCGCGCGCCGTCCGAGCCATGCCTCGCCTTCGGTGCGCAAGTTCGCGCGCGAACTGGGCGTGGACGTCTCGCAAGTGCAGGGCACGGGGCCGAAGAACCGTATTACCCAGGAAGACGTCACGGCGTTCGTCAAGGGCGTCATGACGGGCCAGCGCTCGATCGCGGCCCCGGCAGCGGCCGCGGGCACCGGCGGCGAACTGAACCTGCTGCCGTGGCCGAAGGTCGACTTCACGAAGTTCGGCCCGATCGATCCCAAGCCGCTCTCGCGCATCAAGAAGATTTCGGGTGCCAATCTGCACCGCAACTGGGTGATGATCCCGCACGTCACGAACAACGACGAAGCCGACATCACCGAGCTCGAAGCGCTGCGCGTGCAGTTGAACAAGGAAAACGAGAAGTCGGGCGTGAAGATCACGATGCTCGCATTCGTGATCAAGGCCGTCGTCTCGGCACTGAAGCAATTCCCGACGTTCAACGCCAGCCTGGACGGCGACAACCTCATCTTCAAGCAGTATTACCACGTCGGATTCGCGGCCGATACGCCGAACGGCCTCGTCGTGCCGGTCATTCGCGATGCGGACAAGAAGGGGCTCATCGAGATCGCGAAGGAAATGGCCGAACTCTCCAAGCTCGCGCGTGACGGCAAGCTCAAGCCCGACCAGATGCAAGGCGGGTGCTTCTCGATCTCCTCGCTGGGCGGCATCGGCGGCACGCACTTCACGCCGATCATCAATGCGCCCGAAGTGGCGATTCTCGGTTTGTCGCGCGGCGCGATGAAGCCCGTGTGGGACGGCAAGCAATTCGTGCCGCGCCTCACGTTGCCGCTTTCGCTCTCGTACGATCACCGGGTGATCGACGGTGCCGCGGCCGCGCGCTTCAACGCCTACCTCGGGGCTCTGCTCGCCGATTTTCGGCGCGTGATCCTTTGA
- the fixJ gene encoding oxygen response regulator transcription factor FixJ, giving the protein MSSPVTSQETVFVVDDDEAVRDSLRWLLEANGYRVQCFSSAEQFLEAYQPAQHTGQIACLILDVRMSGMSGLELQERLIAENASLPIIFVTGHGDVPMAVSTMKKGAMDFIEKPFDEAELRKLVERMLDKARSESSTVQQQRAAAERLGKLTAREHQVLERIIAGRLNKQIADDLGISIKTVEAHRANIMEKLNVNTVADLLRLALSNKPANQA; this is encoded by the coding sequence ATGAGCAGCCCAGTCACCAGTCAAGAAACCGTCTTCGTGGTCGACGATGACGAAGCCGTGCGAGATTCGCTGCGCTGGCTTTTGGAAGCGAACGGCTATCGCGTGCAGTGCTTCTCGAGCGCCGAACAATTCCTCGAAGCGTATCAGCCCGCGCAGCACACCGGGCAGATCGCTTGCCTCATCCTGGACGTGCGCATGTCGGGCATGAGCGGGCTCGAGTTGCAAGAGCGCCTTATCGCAGAAAATGCCTCGTTGCCTATCATTTTCGTGACGGGCCACGGCGACGTGCCGATGGCGGTCTCGACGATGAAAAAAGGTGCGATGGATTTCATCGAGAAGCCGTTCGACGAAGCCGAATTGCGCAAACTCGTCGAGCGCATGCTCGACAAGGCACGCAGCGAAAGCAGCACCGTCCAGCAACAGCGTGCGGCAGCCGAGCGCCTCGGCAAGCTGACGGCCCGCGAGCATCAGGTGCTCGAGCGCATCATCGCCGGCCGCTTGAACAAGCAGATCGCGGACGATCTCGGCATCAGCATCAAGACGGTCGAGGCGCACCGCGCCAACATCATGGAAAAGCTCAACGTCAACACGGTGGCCGATCTGCTGCGCCTCGCGTTGTCGAACAAGCCGGCCAACCAGGCTTAA
- the folD gene encoding bifunctional methylenetetrahydrofolate dehydrogenase/methenyltetrahydrofolate cyclohydrolase FolD, with amino-acid sequence MTATLIDGLALSKTLRADVAARAAQLSARGHQPGLAVVLVGDNPASEVYVRNKVKACEDNGLYSSYDRYPATLSEADLLARIDALNRDPRIHGILVQLPLPPHIDSHQVIEAIAPEKDVDGFHVANAGALMTGKPLFRPCTPYGVMKMFDAYGIALQGANAVVIGRSNIVGKPMAMMLLDAGATVTICNSKTRDLAAHTRTADIVVAATGRRNLVTAEMIKPGATVIDVGMNRDEAGKLCGDVDFAGVSAVAGHITPVPGGVGPMTITMLLVNTIEAAERGATCG; translated from the coding sequence ATGACAGCCACACTGATCGACGGCCTCGCCCTCTCCAAGACCCTTCGCGCCGACGTCGCCGCACGCGCCGCCCAGCTCTCCGCGCGCGGCCATCAGCCGGGGCTCGCCGTGGTCTTGGTCGGAGACAACCCCGCCAGCGAAGTGTACGTCCGCAACAAGGTGAAAGCCTGCGAGGACAACGGCCTTTACTCGTCTTACGACCGCTATCCGGCCACACTCTCCGAAGCCGATCTGCTCGCACGCATCGACGCCCTGAACCGCGACCCGCGCATTCACGGCATCCTCGTGCAACTGCCGCTGCCGCCGCACATCGACAGCCATCAGGTCATCGAAGCGATCGCGCCGGAAAAGGACGTCGACGGCTTTCACGTCGCCAATGCCGGTGCCCTGATGACGGGCAAGCCGCTATTTCGTCCCTGTACGCCGTACGGCGTCATGAAGATGTTCGACGCATACGGCATCGCGCTGCAAGGCGCGAATGCCGTCGTAATCGGCCGCTCGAACATCGTCGGCAAGCCGATGGCGATGATGCTGCTCGACGCCGGCGCGACCGTCACGATCTGCAATAGCAAGACGCGCGATCTCGCCGCGCATACGCGCACAGCCGACATCGTCGTCGCGGCAACGGGCCGGCGCAACCTCGTCACGGCCGAGATGATCAAGCCCGGCGCGACCGTCATCGACGTCGGCATGAACCGGGACGAAGCCGGCAAGCTCTGCGGCGACGTCGATTTTGCAGGCGTTTCGGCGGTAGCGGGCCATATCACGCCGGTGCCGGGCGGCGTCGGCCCCATGACGATCACGATGCTGCTCGTCAACACGATCGAAGCGGCGGAGCGCGGCGCGACGTGCGGCTGA